One window of the Chanodichthys erythropterus isolate Z2021 chromosome 2, ASM2448905v1, whole genome shotgun sequence genome contains the following:
- the atn1 gene encoding atrophin-1, whose protein sequence is MKTRTHKESMPARSGRRRGGSEERRGRRPHPSPSRAERNERQTQRTTGEELAGGRFSRRSQGHDSSESEGEEHVPPPKRQKVQDSSSNPPAPPLSTNTPTSAPPPTSSNSQSRESDNEDGQSQGSRSSVGGSLANSSSSISSGRDIDQDNRSSSPSLSASPLASLDSESDSPDSPKQGDKNKDGGTSKCVTEERRGTGRGEDGRPEDQRNSEGGIEGDLSSLKSSSSLYTSHCGRVDNASDTSSNRKSYFPVDSKLASKIEYTSPGGPETLHTCSRIPSKAGPQCGKPGVGGAEYSHGNSNVSHAPTLPPPPALKPLEVGQNAPGGESKVDKPEKGDKCVPPSLLPQTSTVPQQPPPPNTHHYTPTSWSGGPPSSCPGNWGYVRYQGNHHAHPSQQPPVQQQLPSVYNSPSSTRHSSHPPYLSHPHPHPHKEYLPRYGTTAERERSGREFGNRDFPASNSSSNANSSSSSICGSTSSGGGTNSNVGRDFGNSLPGQSREYGSNRDGPAGPPSGREYGPGFRDRERGTGREFPLQNQQLQAQGREFGPENTGGGGCHQRDKDSRWGELAGQVREPGSNSYAGNANQAPVGAPSSVLPSTTLVTRDPASSPQNNSGHPPFSSANSIPPSRDYPSPMDANVQQTLQGQTPQANSNAADLPPPPHYLREYPPPGTKDPYPPPGSTASSVPLSGVPREFPSPPGLAPSLTREYPGGPPLPHHSHYPGQTVLPMQQRDREREKDNTTSALHSNRSHPPSLSPSSSGSGHGHPPSTSYPPPPPPPSNSSHGQPPPIASLPGSHARQAPYSSSNQTPPTPLSPLPSPSTNPMGGFPPFPSTSAPSVPLPATGVSTSCTSSCRPTPYHGTLSSHTPFSSSYHGNSSHGNGNASGNVPNNSNNTSTPSLLHSPQNTKIQPHLSNPGHNNTASTPSTSVGGDGHSDSSSGPVPPPVIKEEPVEEREELESPPPVLRSPSPEPKPVDIPIHASQSARFHRVLDRGSGNSCARSDVLFVPLDGSKLWKKRNEAIERARREVEQRARDLREKEREREREKERERDLDRHLQQKDSAASAGLGAAGTRQGPSLFFPSSSSILLDPSSSSSSSVNPSHPAVHPQHHPAHHASHPHSIHPSHPLHPSLSHSIPHSLLLPSMAGGSPVVGGPQGALGIGLGGPYLGPDTPALRTLSEYARPHAMSPLGAASRAQAHHPHLHHHPHPHAHSHAHAHPHVHPSFFLSQFQNPALAHPHHLPADAATAAAILGFLYGGGLEGGPAHPGHGPGPGGLAGAGLGGVGFPHAVAAQRERVKPGFEFKSEERVYTAGALSDPAIALSHAHSHAHSHSLLLGGGAGGGPPGSEVALYGTTPPPAPPPQALAAAARNPNPVPPPLSVPPTSSILPASLPTHQAPAVAPVTPAAPAPPPQPPPPPPPPPPPTASSLHHPSPHSTFPNTHPSCQPPPLPTQAPPSERYPTPVRTPPSTERARSVERERVMPAAERERERDRERAGTGGGAAGGGTATAGGTGGGDSLGRLQMLNVTPHHHQHSHIHSHLHLHQQDTAAGGVHPLMDPLASGSPLARLPYPGAALGPPILAHSLTDSEVLRQQLFGGPFREMPQSSSLGGSMSAAHQLQAMQQAQSAEIQFQRLALEQQWIHHHHHHSLAQDEYYSHLKKESDKTL, encoded by the exons ATGAAGACCCGAACCCACAAAGAATCG ATGCCCGCTCGCAGTGGACGCAGGAGGGGGGGCAGTGAGGAAAGGAGGGGTAGACGTCCGCACCCCAGCCCCTCTCGAGCAGAGCGCAATGAAAGGCAAACA CAGAGAACCACTGGAGAGGAATTGGCTGGTGGACGTTTCAGCCGAAGATCTCAAGGCCATGATTCATCAGAAAGTGAAGGGGAGGAGCATGTGCCGCCGCCCAAAAGACAGAAAGTCCAG GACTCCTCCTCCAATCCCCCAGCCCCACCCCTTTCAACTAACACTCCGACTTCTGCTCCACCTCCAACGTCAAGCAACAGTCAATCAAGAGAAAGTGACAATGAGGATGGCCAATCACAAGGCAGTCGGAGCTCAGTTGGAGGCAGCTTAGCCAATAGTAGCAGCAGCATAAGCAGTGGTCGGGACATTGACCAGGACAATCGTTCCTCTTCTCCGAGTCTCTCTGCTTCCCCTTTGGCAAGTTTGGATTCTGAATCTGACTCTCCAGATTCCCCAAAGCAGGGTGATAAAAACAAAGATGGAGGGACATCAAAAtgtgtaacagaagaacggagaGGCACAGGGAGGGGTGAGGATGGCAGACCAGAGGACCAGAGGAACAGTGAGGGAGGAATTGAGGGAGATTTGTCTTCCTTGAAGTCCTCTTCATCCCTCTATACATCTCATTGTGGAAGGGTGGACAATGCAAGTGATACAAGTAGCAACAGGAAGTCATACTTCCCTGTAGATTCCAAACTTGCAAGCAAAATTGAGTATACAAGTCCTGGTGGTCCAGAGACGCTACACACCTGCAGTCGCATCCCTTCAAAAGCAGGCCCTCAATGTGGGAAACCTGGGGTGGGAGGAGCTGAGTATTCCCATGGGAATTCAAATGTGAGCCATGCACCGACTCTCCCACCTCCACCTGCCCTGAAACCTCTAGAGGTGGGACAGAATGCTCCAGGTGGGGAAAGTAAAGTAGACAAACCAGAGAAAGGTGATAAGTGTGTTCCACCCTCCTTGCTTCCACAAACTAGTACTGTTCCTCAACAACCTCCTCCTCCAAACACTCACCATTACACCCCTACCAGCTGGTCAGGGGGACCTCCCTCTAGTTGTCCTGGCAACTGGGGATATGTACGTTACCAGGGTAACCACCATGCACATCCAAGCCAGCAGCCCCCAGTGCAGCAACAGCTGCCCTCTGTGTACAATTCTCCTTCATCCACCCGACACTCCTCCCACCCACCTTACCTATCTCACCCTCATCCCCACCCACACAAAGAGTATTTGCCCAGGTATGGCACTACGGCTGAGCGGGAGAGGAGTGGGAGAGAGTTTGGCAACAGAGACTTCCCTGCTAGTAATAGCAGTAgcaatgcaaacagcagcagcagtagcatCTGTGGTAGCACTTCTAGTGGTGGTGGAACCAACTCTAATGTGGGCCGGGATTTTGGGAACTCTTTACCTGGACAAAGCAGAGAATATGGCTCAAACCGGGATGGACCTGCAGGACCACCGAGTGGTCGGGAATATGGACCAGGGTTTAGAGATCGCGAGCGAGGAACTGGGAGGGAGTTTCCTTTGCAGAACCAGCAGCTTCAAGCACAAGGTCGGGAGTTCGGACCTGAAAACACTGGAGGGGGAGGATGTCATCAAAGAGACAAGGACAGTAGGTGGGGAGAGTTAGCAGGCCAGGTTAGGGAGCCAGGGAGTAACAGTTATGCTGGTAATGCCAACCAGGCACCTGTAGGTGCCCCATCATCTGTTTTACCTTCAACGACCCTGGTGACCCGTGACCCAGCCAGTTCACCACAAAACAACTCTGGTCACCCTCCTTTTTCCTCTGCCAATTCAATCCCTCCAAGTAGAGACTATCCCTCACCTATGGATGCAAATGTACAGCAGACTCTGCAAGGACAGACTCCCCAAGCAAATTCCAATGCTGCAGATCTTCCTCCCCCTCCGCACTATTTAAGAGAGTACCCTCCTCCAGGGACAAAGGATCCCTACCCACCCCCTGGATCAACCGCTTCCTCTGTCCCACTTTCTGGTGTACCAAGGGAGTTCCCGAGCCCACCTGGATTGGCCCCAAGTCTTACTCGAGAATATCCTGGAGGACCTCCACTTCCACATCACTCTCACTATCCTGGCCAGACAGTGTTGCCTATGcagcagagagacagagagagggaaaaGGACAACACTACATCTGCTCTTCATTCAAATCGCAGTCACCCTCCATCCCTTTCTCCTTCATCAAGTGGTTCTGGACATGGACATCCCCCCTCTACTTCTTATCCCCCTCCACCTCCTCCACCCTCCAATAGTTCACATGGTCAGCCCCCACCCATTGCATCCCTTCCAGGCAGTCATGCTCGACAGGCCCCATATTCTTCATCCAATCAGACTCCACCAACCCCGCTCTCACCTCTTCCCAGTCCCTCAACCAATCCAATGGGAGGATTTCCTCCTTTCCCATCAACCTCTGCTCCTTCTGTACCACTTCCTGCAACAGGTGTGTCCACCTCTTGTACATCAAGTTGCAGACCTACTCCTTATCATGGCACTTTAAGCAGTCATACTCCTTTCAGTAGCTCTTACCATGGCAACAGTAGCCATGGAAACGGCAATGCCAGTGGCAATGTgcccaacaacagcaacaacactAGCACTCCATCACTATTGCACTCCCCTCAAAACACTAAAATACAACCACATCTCAGTAACCCTGGCCATAACAACACTGCTTCAACCCCCAGCACATCTGTTGGAGGAGATGGTCACTCTGACTCATCTTCTGGCCCAGTGCCACCACCTGTCATCAAGGAGGAGCCAGTAGAAGAGAGGGAGGAGTTGGAGAGCCCACCTCCAGTTCTCCGAAGTCCTTCCCCAGAACCTAAACCTGTTGACATTCCAATCCATGCCAGCCAATCAGCTCG GTTCCACAGGGTTCTTGACCGGGGCAGTGGGAACTCTTGTGCCCGTAGTGACGTTCTATTTGTTCCGCTTGATGGTTCTAAGCTTTGGAAGAAGAGAAATGAGGCAATAGAACGTGCTCGTAGAGAGGTTGAACAGCGAGCGAGAGACCTACGAGAGAAAGAGCGGGaacgagagagagaaaaagagagggagagggacCTGGACAGACATCTGCAg CAGAAGGACAGTGCCGCAAGTGCGGGGTTAGGAGCTGCAGGCACACGCCAGGGCCCTTCACTCTTCTTTCCTTCTTCATCCTCCATCCTTCTAGACCCTTCATCATCTTCCTCGTCCTCTGTGAACCCTTCACACCCAGCAGTCCATCCACAGCACCACCCTGCCCACCATGCCTCACACCCCCACTCCATTCACCCCTCACATCCTCTgcatccctctctctctcatagcATTCCTCATTCTCTTCTCCTCCCTTCCATGGCAGGGGGCTCTCCAGTTGTCGGAGGCCCTCAGGGTGCTCTTGGCATCGGGCTTGGGGGTCCATACTTGGGCCCTGATACCCCAGCCCTCAGAACCCTGAGCGAGTATGCCCGTCCTCACGCCATGTCTCCCTTGGGCGCTGCCAGCCGGGCACAGGCACACCATCCCCACCTTCATCACCATCCTCACCCACATGCGCATTCGCACGCTCACGCTCATCCCCATGTGCACCCTTCATTTTTCCTGTCCCAATTCCAAAACCCAGCCCTCGCACACCCCCACCACCTTCCAGCCGACGCTGCCACGGCTGCTGCCATTCTGGGCTTTTTGTATGGGGGCGGGCTAGAGGGAGGCCCCGCCCATCCAGGGCATGGTCCCGGGCCTGGTGGGTTGGCTGGGGCGGGGCTTGGAGGAGTGGGATTCCCTCATGCTGTAGCAGCTCAAAGAGAGCGTGTGAAGCCAGGATTTGAGTTTAAGAGCGAGGAGCGTGTCTACACAGCTGGAGCCTTATCCGACCCGGCAATAGCTTTGTCACACGCACACTCgcacgcacactcacactccTTGCTGCTGGGGGGTGGAGCTGGAGGCGGGCCTCCTGGCAGTGAGGTTGCCCTTTATGGTACAACTCCACCTCCTGCGCCACCCCCTCAAGCTTTAGCTGCAGCAGCTAGGAATCCAAATCCCGTCCCTCCACCTCTGTCAGTCCCACCCACCTCTTCTATTCTCCCAGCCTCACTCCCCACCCACCAGGCTCCTGCCGTAGCCCCAGTGACACCAGCAGCACCCGCCCCTCCCCCTCAACCTCCTCCCCCgccacctcctcctcctcctccaacAGCCTCATCTCTTCATCACCCCTCTCCTCACTCTACCTTTCCAAATACACACCCTTCCTGTCAGCCCCCACCCCTCCCAACTCAGGCTCCGCCTTCAGAACGATATCCCACCCCTGTTCGCACTCCTCCCAGCACTGAACGTGCAAGGAGCGTGGAGAGGGAGAGAGTGATGCCTGCCgcagagagagagcgagagagggaCAGGGAAAGGGCAGGGACAGGTGGAGGAGCAGCAGGAGGAGGCACAGCTACTGCTGGAGGCACAGGAGGAGGAGATTCTCTCGGCCGGCTACAGATGCTGAACGTGACTCCTCATCATCACCAGCATTCACACATTCACTCTCACCTACATCTACACCAGCAGGACACAG CCGCGGGAGGGGTACACCCCCTGATGGATCCGCTGGCATCAGGGTCTCCCCTGGCCCGTCTGCCGTACCCAGGGGCTGCTCTTGGGCCTCCAATTCTGGCACACTCCCTCACTGACAGCGAGGTGCTTCGACAGCAGCTCTTTG GTGGTCCGTTCCGTGAGATGCCCCAGTCCTCGTCTCTGGGTGGGTCAATGTCTGCAGCACACCAGCTCCAAGCAATGCAGCAGGCTCAGAGTGCCGAGATTCAGTTCCAGAGACTCGCCCTGGAACAGCAGTGGATCCACCACCACCATCATCACTCCCTTGCACAGGACGAGTACTACAG CCACCTAAAGAAAGAGAGTGACAAAACGCTGTGA